The following nucleotide sequence is from Syntrophus gentianae.
TTCGAGTGGACCCAGGAGCAATGCTCGCGGATATTCGCCATGTCATAGTAATACTGGTTGATCCCCGCTTCCCGGAGGGTGTCGCGGAAGAGCGGTTCATGGGTCCGCGGAGTGCAGGCGGCAACGATCACACGGTTAAGCCCTCTTTCCTCGATGTCCTTTGCCAGCATGGCCGCGGCTTCCGTCGAGCAGATGAAGAGGCTTTCTTCAGCGTGAACCACGTGTGGCAGGGTCAGGGAATATTGAACCGTCTGGGGAACATTGACGATCCTACCGATATTGGCCCCACAGTGACAGACATAGACGCCGATCCTTGGCTCCTCCTGCGAGACGTCCTTTTCCGGGGGATAGACCCTTTCTTTGGAAAGGTTTCCGCGCCGGTAAGAGAGGATTTCGCCGCACATGGAACCGGCGCCGCTGGCGCCCAGTACCCCTTCGGGAATATCCATGGGACCGATGAAAGCGCCGCTGACGAAGATTCCCGGGCGCGTCGTCTCCAGGGGATTGGCGGGACCGGTTTTGCAGAAGCCGTGATCGTTGAGTTCAATTCCGAAGGCCTGGGCAATTTTCTCTACATTGCGGGGAGGAACCAGGCCGACGGAAAGAACCACCATGTCGAATTCTTCCTCTTTGACGCCCTCAGGGGTCGTGTACCGTACGGTGACATTCTTCGTGACCGGGTCTTCCCGGACGATGGAAGCATAACTGCGGATAAAGCGGATTCCGGGAAGGTTCTCCGTTCTCTGGTAAAACCGCTCGAAATCCTTGCCGTAGGAACGGATATCGTTATGGAAGATGGTACAATTGGCCCCGTCGTCATGATCCTTGGTCAGAATCACCTGTTTCTGGGTATAGGTGCAGCAGACCGCGGAGCAATAGCTGTTGTCGCCCGGCGTGACCCGCCGGGAACCGACACAGTGAATCCAGGCGACATTGTGGGGATGCCTCAGGTCGGAGGCGCGCAATATTTCCCCTTCATGGGGGCCTGTGGCGCAGAGGAGCCGCTCGTAGTCAAGGCCGGTGACCACATTGGCGAAATCGTCGTAATGATATTCCTCCTTCGCCCGGGGATCATAGGCCTCGATGCCCGGAGACACGATAATCGCCCCGACCTTTATTTCCATTTTCTCCGGTTTTTGACTGAAATCGATGGCCTTGGATTGACAGACTCCCACACAGATATGGCACTTATCCTCTTTCAGATAAAGGCAGCTCTCATCGATATAGGGAACCAGGGGAATGGCCTGAGCGAAGTAGATATGGACGGCTTTGTTCTTCGAGATCTCCTGATTGAATTTATCGGGATACACGACCGGGCAGTATTCCACGCAGGTGGTGCAGCCCGTGCATTTGCTCTCGTCAATATACCTGGGCTTCTTCACGACGGTGACGGTGAAGTCTCCCGCTTCCCCCTCCACGCTCTCCACCTCGGCATAGGTGATCATCTCGATATTGGGATGCCGCTTGCATTCAACGAATTTGGGAGATTCGATGCACATGGAGCAGTCGTTGGTGGGAAAGGTCTTGTCGAGATGGGCCATCTTTCCGCCGACGGTCGGCGATTTCTCGACAAAATAGACCTTGAACCCCGCCGTGCCGAGATCGAGGGCAGCCTGGATGCCGCTGATCCCTCCACCGACAATCATGACGTCGCCAAAATTACGGTCCGTTAAACTTTTGCACAGTTGTTCAACTTGTTCTTTTTCCATTTCTCCATACCCCTTCTTCAAAGATGTTCGTTAAATGGCCTGGTTCCGATTTCCTTAAAACAATTCCCGTTTCTCGCCTTCTCCTTTCCAGGAACGGGAGGGTTTGCCGTTTCCGACAACGTCCATCGTCCCGTGTTTTCTGATCGAAAACGATTGTGCAAAGGGTGCTGAAGCCCACAGAAAGAGGGGTATTCAACACGGACGGGAAGAAAAGCCGGACTCAGCAAGGCGCGAAGTGCGCGCGGAACATCCGGTGACGTCACGTTTTTTTCAAGGAATTAATTTCGGGGAAATGCGGTTTGGATTTGGATGACCAAACGTGGCTTTCTCCCCGTACTCCGCCGCTTTCACCACGGCAGGACGGGGCGGGGCCTAGTCGGTCTGCAGGAGGAAAGGAGCGGAAAAGCGCATTCTAGAGAACCGTCCAAGTTCTCTAGAGGCGCTTCATATCTGCTGTATGAAAATTAAAGTTAATCTATTCATCTTCCTGAATTTCTTTTCATTTCTCTGTATTGTCGAAAACCAGCTCAATCGCTGGATCGGAGTTACGGTAAGGTGGCTACTATATTATTACGAATGCGTCAAATAGAAATATAGAATAGTATGACGCAAGTATTCATAAGATTAATAGCCATGAAGATTGAATTGCCCCTGCCTGCGGTCAGACATTCTCATGATTTTTCGAACAGAGGAGACCGACCGCATCGGCCCGGCATCTCCGGCAGTGATACATCTGCGGGAGATGCCGGGAGGCCAGCGCCCGCATACGGACCATCTCGGCATCGGCAGGTGTTCCCAGACCTGCGAAGGGGGTATCCCGAACCGGGATCATAGGGATGCAGTTCATGACATCCGCTCCCCAGTCCGCCGCGTTCTCGGCGATCGCCGAAATATGGCCGGCATTGATTCCGGGGAGAACAACAGAATTGATCTTGACCATCATGCCTCGCCTCTTCAACATCGCAACTGCTTCCTGCTGGCGGAACAGAAGGATTTCGGCCGCGTCCAGGCCTCGATAGATCCGAGAATTCAGAGAAATCCAGGCGTA
It contains:
- a CDS encoding FAD-dependent oxidoreductase, with the translated sequence MEKEQVEQLCKSLTDRNFGDVMIVGGGISGIQAALDLGTAGFKVYFVEKSPTVGGKMAHLDKTFPTNDCSMCIESPKFVECKRHPNIEMITYAEVESVEGEAGDFTVTVVKKPRYIDESKCTGCTTCVEYCPVVYPDKFNQEISKNKAVHIYFAQAIPLVPYIDESCLYLKEDKCHICVGVCQSKAIDFSQKPEKMEIKVGAIIVSPGIEAYDPRAKEEYHYDDFANVVTGLDYERLLCATGPHEGEILRASDLRHPHNVAWIHCVGSRRVTPGDNSYCSAVCCTYTQKQVILTKDHDDGANCTIFHNDIRSYGKDFERFYQRTENLPGIRFIRSYASIVREDPVTKNVTVRYTTPEGVKEEEFDMVVLSVGLVPPRNVEKIAQAFGIELNDHGFCKTGPANPLETTRPGIFVSGAFIGPMDIPEGVLGASGAGSMCGEILSYRRGNLSKERVYPPEKDVSQEEPRIGVYVCHCGANIGRIVNVPQTVQYSLTLPHVVHAEESLFICSTEAAAMLAKDIEERGLNRVIVAACTPRTHEPLFRDTLREAGINQYYYDMANIREHCSWVHSKEKEAATEKAEDIIRMSVARAHFLEPLQEFDLPVDKRALVVGGGIAGMIAALSIAKQRHEVFLVEKEKELGGLAKRLHYTLEGLDVQAYVQDLIQQVYSNPTIHVYTGATIPETTGYVGNFTTTVQNGRGTSVIKHGATVLAIGADEYKPTEYLYGQDERVMTQLELEGRIAQGEEKIVSAESMVMIQCVGCRNEDRNYCARICCSHAIKNALKLKENNPQMEISILFRDMRTYRYFENYYRDASEKDVKFVRYEPENPPQVEAVEEEGRPVLRVTAADPILKQNLALDADFLILSVATVPSAESQEISNKFKVALGPDGFCQEAHVKLRPVDFAAEGIYLCGIAHYPKHISETIAQAYGAAGRALTLLANDTVVASGSVCSVNEKMCMACGACIPACTYGAVEFKETRQGKKASVIAVLCKGCGLCNSKCPTGAIQLKHYTDVELMNQIDAAGSKELVLGAAEAALAEA